Proteins found in one Triticum aestivum cultivar Chinese Spring chromosome 4D, IWGSC CS RefSeq v2.1, whole genome shotgun sequence genomic segment:
- the LOC123099742 gene encoding protein LURP-one-related 8: MAKVHPDAVVALPEARAAGHSRPVGAGAEEEEPPPEAMALTVWRKSLLFNCDGFTVFDATGGLAFRVDCYGTSGRRRRHAEDVVLMDAAGVPLLTVRRRRLSLAEHWVIYDGDGGEVDAPKPLLSVRRCHAGLLRHAHASSSSKQKELAHVTPLTPALRESYVVEGSYARRRVAVRDARGEAVVEVRRKESPVGDEVFRLVVPDPRRLGTPLAMGIVMALDEMFGSSGAGCSAARSLLPRSWSM; encoded by the coding sequence ATGGCAAAGGTGCACCCCGACGCGGTCGTGGCGCTGCCAGAGGCGCGGGCTGCTGGCCACTCGCGGCCCGTAGGAGctggggccgaggaggaggagccgccgccggAGGCCATGGCGCTGACGGTGTGGCGCAAGTCGCTGCTCTTCAACTGCGACGGCTTCACCGTCTTCGACGCCACCGGCGGCCTCGCCTTCCGCGTGGATTGTTACGGCACGTCCGGTCGCAGGCGCCGCCACGCCGAGGACGTCGTCCTCATGGACGCCGCGGGGGTCCCGCTCCTCACCGTGCGGCGTAGAAGGCTCAGCCTGGCAGAGCACTGGGTAATctacgacggcgacggcggcgaagtCGACGCCCCGAAGCCGCTCCTCTCCGTGCGCCGCTGCCACGCCGGCTTGCTGCGCCACGCCCACGCGTCGTCGTCGTCCAAGCAGAAAGAGCTCGCGCACGTAACGCCTCTCACGCCGGCGTTGCGCGAGTCGTACGTGGTGGAGGGGTCGTACGCGCGGCGGCGCGTCGCTGTGCGGGACGCGCGCGGGGAGGCCGTGGTGGAGGTGCGGCGGAAGGAGTCGCCGGTGGGCGACGAGGTGTTCCGGCTGGTGGTGCCGGACCCTCGCCGCCTTGGCACGCCGCTGGCCATGGGGATCGTCATGGCGCTCGACGAGATGTTCGGCAGCTCCGGGGCCGGCTGCTCCGCCGCTCGATCACTGCTGCCGAGGAGCTGGTCGATGTAG